The following are encoded together in the Flavobacterium haoranii genome:
- a CDS encoding prolyl oligopeptidase family serine peptidase, whose translation MKKSISLILAVTTIVACKKDEIKEIDMSVQYPITKKVDTVDTYFGEQIQDPYRWLEDDRSAETEAWVKAENEVTFGYLNKIPFRSKIKERMEKLWNYEKISAPFVEGKFTYFYKNDGLQNQSVLYRKDESGKEEIFLDPNTFSKDGTTSLGGLSFTKDGSLAAYAISEGGSDWRKVIVLNTETKEIIGDTILDVKFSGMSWYKNDGFYYSSYDKPTGSELSAKTDQHKLYYHKLGTKQTEDKVIFGLNEKRRYVGGYVTEDENYLVISAANATNGNELYIKDLVKNGPIVNIVNNFESNSDVIDNIGTKFYVSTDFKAPNKRIVTFDLAKPHQENWVDFIAETENVLSPSTGGGYIFTEYMKDAVSQIKQYDYEGKLIREIELPGIGTAGGFGGKKEETTLYYSFTNYVTPGTIYEFDPKSGASKVYNKPKVDFKSEDYESKQVFYTSKDGTKVPMIITYKKGTELNGKNPTILYGYGGFNISLTPSFSIANAVWMENGGVYAVANLRGGGEYGKKWHDAGTQMQKQNVFDDFIAAAEYLIKEKYTSSDYLAIKGGSNGGLLVGATMTQRPDLMKVAIPQVGVLDMLRYHTFTAGAGWAYDYGTSEQSKEMFDYLKAYSPVHNVKAGVQYPATLVTTGDHDDRVVPAHSFKFAAELQAKQTGPNPVLIRIDTNAGHGAGKSTEAIINEQVDIQAFALYNMGIREIK comes from the coding sequence ATGAAAAAATCTATTTCACTAATCTTAGCTGTTACAACAATTGTAGCTTGTAAAAAAGATGAAATTAAAGAAATTGACATGAGTGTACAATATCCTATCACTAAAAAAGTAGACACAGTAGATACTTATTTTGGCGAACAAATTCAAGATCCTTATCGTTGGTTAGAAGACGACAGAAGTGCAGAAACAGAAGCTTGGGTAAAAGCCGAAAACGAAGTTACTTTTGGTTATTTAAATAAAATTCCATTCCGTAGCAAAATTAAAGAAAGAATGGAAAAACTTTGGAACTACGAAAAAATTTCCGCTCCATTTGTAGAAGGAAAATTTACTTATTTCTACAAAAATGATGGTTTACAAAATCAATCTGTTTTATACCGAAAAGACGAAAGTGGCAAGGAAGAAATTTTCTTAGATCCAAATACATTTTCTAAAGATGGAACCACTTCACTTGGCGGCTTGAGCTTTACAAAAGACGGCTCTTTAGCTGCTTATGCTATTTCTGAAGGTGGTAGTGACTGGAGAAAAGTAATTGTTTTAAACACTGAAACCAAAGAAATTATCGGCGATACTATTCTTGATGTGAAATTCAGCGGTATGTCGTGGTATAAAAATGATGGTTTTTACTATTCAAGTTATGACAAACCAACAGGGAGTGAGTTGTCTGCTAAAACGGACCAACATAAATTGTACTATCACAAACTTGGAACTAAACAGACCGAGGACAAAGTTATTTTTGGCTTAAATGAAAAAAGAAGATACGTTGGTGGTTATGTAACTGAAGATGAAAATTATTTAGTAATTTCTGCTGCAAATGCCACAAACGGAAATGAATTGTACATTAAAGATTTAGTTAAAAATGGTCCAATTGTAAACATTGTAAATAATTTTGAAAGCAATAGTGATGTCATTGATAATATTGGCACTAAATTTTACGTTTCAACAGACTTTAAAGCACCTAATAAACGAATTGTAACTTTCGATTTAGCAAAACCTCATCAAGAAAATTGGGTTGATTTCATTGCTGAAACTGAAAATGTTTTATCGCCTTCAACTGGTGGAGGTTATATTTTTACCGAATATATGAAAGATGCTGTTTCGCAAATTAAACAATATGATTACGAAGGTAAATTAATTCGTGAAATTGAATTACCAGGTATAGGAACTGCAGGTGGTTTTGGAGGTAAGAAAGAAGAAACTACTTTGTATTATTCATTTACAAATTATGTAACTCCTGGTACAATCTACGAATTTGATCCAAAATCTGGAGCATCAAAAGTGTACAACAAACCAAAAGTAGATTTCAAATCGGAAGATTACGAATCAAAACAAGTGTTCTACACTTCAAAAGACGGTACAAAAGTTCCCATGATTATTACTTATAAAAAAGGAACAGAATTGAATGGTAAAAACCCAACTATTTTATATGGTTATGGAGGGTTCAATATCAGCTTAACTCCAAGTTTTAGTATTGCTAATGCAGTTTGGATGGAAAACGGTGGTGTTTATGCTGTTGCCAACTTACGTGGAGGTGGTGAATATGGTAAAAAATGGCACGATGCAGGAACGCAAATGCAAAAGCAAAATGTATTTGATGATTTCATTGCCGCTGCAGAATATTTAATAAAAGAGAAATATACTTCATCTGATTATTTAGCGATTAAAGGTGGTTCAAACGGAGGTTTATTAGTTGGTGCAACCATGACACAACGCCCCGATTTAATGAAAGTAGCCATTCCACAAGTTGGAGTTTTAGACATGTTACGTTACCATACGTTTACAGCTGGTGCTGGTTGGGCTTACGATTACGGAACAAGTGAACAAAGCAAAGAAATGTTCGATTATTTAAAAGCATATTCTCCCGTTCATAACGTAAAAGCTGGTGTACAATATCCGGCAACTTTAGTAACAACTGGTGATCATGATGACAGAGTGGTTCCTGCTCACAGTTTTAAATTTGCTGCCGAATTACAAGCAAAACAAACAGGACCAAATCCAGTATTAATTAGAATTGATACCAATGCAGGTCATGGTGCTGGTAAATCTACTGAAGCAATTATTAACGAACAAGTAGATATTCAAGCATTTGCATTGTATAACATGGGAATAAGAGAAATAAAATAA
- a CDS encoding TonB-dependent receptor, with protein MNKFLYLIGLLLVTSIIYSQNILKGNITTNKNEPLQNVAIHLVENNDHTETDINGNYQFKNTPKGNVTLVVYLYGYEQKTQKINTSETTEINFTLNESEQHLDEVIVSTSFNKIQSQNVMKVEHTSVNELQEKGAVSLMDGVTSIPGVSQISTGTSIGKPVIRGLSSNRVVTYAQGIRLENQQFGDEHGLGLSASGIESVEVIKGPASLLYGSDAIGGVLYFNPEKYASLEDSKVLLIQQFSSNTQGTNTSFGYKNTPSNWKFLIRANYNSQADYKIPSGNKIINTRSIEKDLKYGIGYANSHFSTDVRYNYNNLNLGLPEEDIENSGFRNPLYPKQDIDNHLLSWNQKVFFKNSKLEADFGYTFNNRKELEDAEEIALHMKLKTASYNVKYFFPKWKNIETIIGVQGMHQTNSNFGEELLIPDATVKDFGSFITSNYEWKSNVIQAGIRFDNRNLNTSTHGIFGNEGYFEAIDKQFNSFNFALGYKTNITEKIISRINLASGFRAPNLAELTSNGVHEGSNRYEIGNQNLKNEQNFQIDVNLEYDNEHFDFFINGFYNHIKNYIYISPTGNMIDDNFVFEYVQNNAALYGGETGIHIHPHPLDWLHYTSSFEMVIGKQENNNYLPLIPANQWKNNLKAEFKLGNWLKKGFISSQINYNFQQNNVSNFETKTPDYTLVNLGFGGKFNWNKNLISFSLNGQNLFNKTYISHLSRLKADGIPNMGRNIVLGFNFEF; from the coding sequence ATGAACAAATTTCTATATCTCATAGGGTTATTGTTAGTAACCTCAATTATCTATTCGCAAAATATTTTAAAGGGAAACATTACTACAAATAAAAACGAACCCTTACAAAATGTAGCCATTCATTTAGTTGAAAATAATGATCATACCGAAACAGATATAAATGGTAATTATCAATTTAAAAACACACCAAAAGGAAATGTAACTTTGGTTGTCTATTTATATGGTTACGAACAAAAAACTCAAAAAATAAATACTTCAGAAACAACCGAAATCAATTTTACGTTAAACGAAAGTGAGCAACATTTAGATGAAGTAATTGTTTCTACTTCATTCAATAAGATTCAATCACAAAATGTCATGAAAGTTGAACACACTTCGGTAAATGAATTACAAGAAAAAGGAGCGGTTTCTTTAATGGATGGAGTAACTTCAATTCCTGGTGTGAGTCAAATTTCAACAGGAACTTCTATTGGGAAACCTGTAATTCGTGGTTTAAGCTCAAACCGAGTTGTAACTTATGCACAAGGCATTCGTTTAGAAAATCAACAATTTGGAGACGAACACGGATTAGGTTTAAGCGCATCAGGAATAGAAAGCGTAGAAGTAATAAAAGGTCCAGCCTCTTTGCTATATGGTTCCGATGCAATTGGTGGTGTTTTATACTTTAATCCTGAAAAATATGCTTCATTAGAAGATTCAAAAGTTTTATTAATTCAACAATTTTCGAGTAATACTCAAGGAACAAATACTTCATTTGGTTATAAAAACACACCAAGCAATTGGAAATTTTTAATTCGTGCTAATTATAATTCACAAGCTGATTACAAAATTCCTTCAGGCAATAAAATTATTAATACTCGTTCCATTGAAAAAGATCTAAAATACGGAATTGGTTATGCTAATTCACACTTTTCAACTGATGTTCGATATAATTACAACAATTTAAATTTAGGATTGCCAGAAGAAGACATTGAAAACTCAGGTTTTAGAAATCCGTTGTATCCAAAACAAGATATTGATAATCATTTATTGAGTTGGAACCAAAAAGTTTTCTTCAAAAATTCTAAACTAGAAGCCGATTTTGGTTACACATTCAATAACAGAAAGGAATTAGAAGATGCAGAAGAAATTGCTCTTCACATGAAATTAAAAACAGCTAGTTACAATGTAAAATATTTCTTTCCGAAGTGGAAAAATATTGAAACCATAATTGGTGTACAAGGAATGCATCAAACCAATTCAAACTTTGGAGAAGAATTATTAATTCCTGATGCAACAGTTAAAGATTTTGGTTCATTTATTACTTCAAATTATGAATGGAAATCTAATGTAATTCAAGCAGGAATTCGATTCGATAACAGAAATTTAAATACTTCTACTCATGGAATTTTTGGAAACGAAGGTTATTTTGAAGCAATTGACAAACAATTTAACAGTTTTAATTTTGCATTAGGTTATAAAACTAATATCACAGAGAAAATTATCTCTCGAATTAACTTAGCTTCAGGTTTTAGAGCGCCAAATTTAGCCGAATTAACTTCAAATGGTGTACATGAAGGAAGTAATCGATATGAAATTGGTAATCAAAACTTAAAAAACGAACAAAACTTTCAAATCGATGTTAATTTAGAATACGATAACGAACATTTTGACTTTTTCATCAACGGTTTTTACAATCACATCAAAAATTATATTTACATCAGTCCAACTGGAAACATGATTGATGACAACTTTGTTTTTGAGTATGTACAAAACAATGCTGCCTTATATGGTGGCGAAACTGGAATTCATATTCATCCGCATCCTCTAGATTGGTTACATTATACAAGTAGTTTCGAAATGGTAATTGGCAAACAAGAAAACAATAACTATTTACCATTAATTCCAGCAAATCAATGGAAAAACAATTTAAAAGCAGAATTCAAATTGGGCAATTGGCTTAAAAAAGGGTTTATTTCTTCTCAAATAAATTATAATTTCCAACAAAATAATGTAAGTAATTTTGAAACCAAAACTCCCGATTATACTCTAGTAAATTTAGGTTTTGGAGGAAAATTTAACTGGAATAAAAACCTGATAAGTTTTAGCTTAAACGGGCAAAACCTTTTTAACAAAACGTATATTTCGCATTTATCTAGGTTAAAAGCCGATGGCATTCCAAATATGGGGCGAAATATTGTTTTGGGTTTCAATTTTGAGTTTTAA
- a CDS encoding aspartate-semialdehyde dehydrogenase, with the protein MKIAVVGATGMVGEIMLKVLKERNFPVTELIPVASEKSVGKQIEWNGKVYKVVGLQTAVEMRPDIALFSAGGQTSLDWAPKFAEVGTTVIDNSSAWRMDPTKKLVVPEINANVLTKEDKIIANPNCSTIQMVMALAPLHKKYKVKRVIVSTYQSITGTGVKAVEQLENEYKGTQGEMAYKYQIHRNAIPQCDVFEENGYTKEEMKLVRETKKILSDNTIAVTATAVRIPVVGGHSEAVNIEFENDFEVNEVRTLLSETPGITVQDDLEVFSYPMPLYAEGKNDVFVGRIRRDESQPNTLNMWIVADNLRKGAATNTIQIAEYLVENNLL; encoded by the coding sequence ATGAAAATAGCTGTTGTAGGCGCTACCGGAATGGTAGGCGAAATAATGCTTAAAGTTTTAAAAGAAAGAAACTTTCCAGTAACCGAATTAATTCCCGTTGCATCAGAAAAATCAGTTGGAAAACAAATTGAATGGAATGGAAAAGTTTATAAAGTTGTTGGCTTACAAACAGCAGTTGAAATGCGACCAGATATTGCACTATTTTCGGCTGGTGGCCAAACTTCATTAGATTGGGCTCCAAAATTTGCTGAAGTTGGCACAACTGTAATTGATAACTCTTCAGCTTGGAGAATGGATCCAACAAAAAAATTAGTGGTTCCAGAAATCAACGCAAATGTTTTAACTAAAGAAGACAAAATTATTGCAAACCCTAACTGTTCGACAATTCAAATGGTAATGGCTTTAGCACCACTTCATAAAAAATACAAAGTAAAACGCGTTATTGTATCAACTTATCAATCTATTACAGGAACTGGTGTAAAAGCAGTGGAGCAATTAGAAAACGAATATAAAGGTACACAAGGTGAAATGGCTTATAAATATCAAATTCACCGTAATGCTATTCCTCAATGTGACGTTTTTGAAGAAAATGGCTACACTAAAGAAGAAATGAAATTAGTTCGTGAAACTAAAAAAATATTAAGTGATAATACAATTGCTGTTACAGCAACTGCTGTTAGAATTCCTGTTGTTGGCGGACACAGTGAGGCTGTAAATATCGAATTTGAAAATGATTTTGAAGTAAATGAAGTACGTACATTATTGAGCGAAACTCCAGGAATTACAGTTCAAGATGATTTAGAAGTATTTTCATATCCGATGCCATTATATGCGGAAGGCAAAAATGATGTTTTTGTAGGACGAATTAGAAGAGATGAAAGTCAGCCTAATACATTAAATATGTGGATTGTAGCCGATAACTTGAGAAAAGGTGCCGCAACAAACACTATACAAATTGCAGAATATTTAGTTGAAAATAACTTACTATAA
- the mscL gene encoding large-conductance mechanosensitive channel protein MscL produces MLKEFKEFAMKGNLIDIGVGFVMGAAFNKVVSSFTGGIVSPLIGLIFQSDFKDLKYVITEGKPNAEGVIEGEVAVMWGEFLTNLIDFIIVAFVMFMIVKAVNAMKKKEEPAPAAPSGPTQEELLAEIRDLLKK; encoded by the coding sequence ATGTTAAAAGAATTTAAAGAATTTGCAATGAAAGGAAACCTTATCGATATAGGTGTAGGTTTCGTTATGGGAGCTGCATTTAATAAGGTAGTTTCATCTTTCACTGGTGGAATTGTTTCACCATTAATTGGCTTAATTTTCCAATCTGATTTTAAAGATTTAAAATATGTAATTACTGAAGGTAAACCAAATGCTGAAGGAGTAATTGAAGGAGAAGTTGCTGTAATGTGGGGAGAGTTCCTAACAAACTTAATTGATTTTATCATCGTTGCATTTGTAATGTTTATGATTGTAAAAGCAGTTAATGCAATGAAAAAGAAAGAAGAACCTGCTCCAGCTGCTCCATCAGGACCAACACAAGAAGAATTATTAGCAGAGATTAGAGATTTATTAAAAAAATAA
- a CDS encoding bifunctional UDP-N-acetylmuramoyl-tripeptide:D-alanyl-D-alanine ligase/alanine racemase translates to MTFSLPHIISILDAKTVGTFNNFTIENVSIDSRSLQNSTGTLFFALKGLNHDAHEYIKTLISKGVQYFVVEFIPEGLEQKANFIIVSDTKIALQQTAKYYRSLFNFPIIGITGSNGKTIVKEWLNFLLSPDFSVVRSPKSYNSQVGVPLSIFGINENHNLGIFEAGISLKGEMSILEEIIEPSIGILTHFGTAHAEGFTSEKEKLEEKLSLFKNCKTVILEANKEIENLLQNNPFTWSFSDQSASVYFEKNGSQLKVIFNNTTFEVTVPFQDEISLKNIATCITTLLFLKVSTQKITERIPKLFPVEIRLEAKKGINNCVLIDDSYSSDYQSIKIALDFLEQQKLHKKKTIILSDVFQSGLPIDVLYEKVGRVLQNNNIDRIIVIGETISSYLKDLPNVISFNSTIDFLKQFNTQSFQNETILIKGARSFNFDEIVVLLEEKKHETVLEIDLDALTHNLNFYKSKLNPETKIMVMVKAFGYGNGGFEIAKLLEHLKINYLGVAFADEGVELRKAGISIPIMVMNPEMHSFSTMIAYDLEPEIYSINELNEFVKIAQQKNVASYPIHIKIDTGMHRLGFEKPQLEQLIAILKETNLVEVKSIFSHLATSDDTSFRAFTLEQYKRYTEASEQIVKNLKSKPILHILNTSGIFNYPEFQLNMVRLGIGLYGVGNSDEENQKLQNVSTLKSIISQIREVLPEESVGYGRKFRVTNRMKIATIPIGYADGIRRAWGNEKGFVSINDQKATILGNICMDMLMVDITNIDCQEGDEVIIFGKSPTVVEMAKTLDTIPYEILTSISQRVKRIFFKN, encoded by the coding sequence TTGACTTTTTCACTACCTCATATTATTTCCATTTTAGATGCAAAAACCGTTGGTACTTTTAATAATTTTACAATTGAAAATGTATCTATAGACAGCCGATCGTTACAAAATAGTACCGGTACACTTTTTTTTGCGTTAAAAGGTTTAAACCATGATGCGCACGAATATATTAAAACACTAATTAGCAAAGGTGTTCAATATTTTGTAGTAGAATTTATTCCAGAAGGTTTAGAACAAAAAGCAAATTTTATTATTGTTTCTGACACTAAAATTGCGTTACAACAAACCGCAAAATATTACAGAAGTCTTTTTAATTTTCCCATTATAGGAATTACAGGAAGTAACGGAAAAACCATAGTAAAAGAATGGCTAAATTTTTTATTAAGTCCCGATTTTTCTGTAGTTAGAAGTCCGAAAAGTTACAACTCTCAAGTTGGAGTTCCATTGTCAATCTTTGGCATCAATGAAAATCATAATTTAGGAATTTTTGAAGCGGGAATTTCATTAAAAGGTGAAATGTCTATTTTGGAGGAAATTATAGAACCTTCCATTGGAATTTTAACACATTTTGGAACTGCACATGCAGAAGGTTTTACTTCGGAAAAAGAAAAGCTTGAAGAAAAACTTTCGCTTTTTAAAAATTGCAAAACAGTTATTCTTGAAGCAAATAAAGAAATTGAAAATCTTTTACAAAACAATCCCTTTACTTGGAGTTTTTCAGATCAAAGTGCAAGTGTTTATTTCGAAAAAAATGGCTCCCAACTAAAAGTTATCTTCAATAATACAACTTTCGAAGTAACAGTTCCATTTCAAGATGAAATTAGCCTAAAAAATATTGCAACTTGTATTACAACTTTGTTGTTTTTAAAAGTTTCTACGCAAAAAATAACCGAACGCATTCCTAAATTATTTCCTGTAGAAATACGTTTAGAAGCAAAAAAAGGAATTAATAATTGTGTTTTAATAGACGACTCATATTCATCAGACTATCAATCTATTAAAATTGCACTCGACTTTTTAGAACAACAAAAATTACACAAGAAAAAAACCATTATTCTTTCGGATGTTTTTCAAAGTGGATTACCTATTGATGTTTTATATGAAAAAGTGGGTCGTGTACTTCAAAACAACAATATAGATCGCATTATTGTTATTGGTGAAACTATTTCAAGTTATTTAAAAGACTTACCAAATGTTATTTCTTTTAATTCTACGATAGATTTTTTAAAGCAATTTAATACGCAATCATTTCAAAACGAAACCATTTTAATTAAAGGTGCTCGTAGTTTTAATTTTGATGAAATCGTAGTATTACTTGAAGAGAAAAAACACGAAACTGTTTTAGAAATCGATCTTGATGCGTTAACTCATAATCTTAACTTTTACAAATCGAAACTCAATCCGGAAACCAAAATTATGGTAATGGTAAAAGCCTTTGGTTATGGAAATGGAGGATTTGAAATTGCGAAACTTTTAGAACATTTAAAAATAAATTATTTAGGTGTTGCTTTTGCCGATGAAGGTGTTGAACTTAGAAAAGCAGGAATTAGTATCCCGATTATGGTAATGAATCCAGAAATGCATAGTTTTTCGACTATGATTGCTTATGATTTAGAACCCGAAATTTATTCTATAAATGAGTTAAATGAGTTTGTAAAAATAGCCCAACAAAAAAATGTTGCCTCTTACCCTATCCATATTAAAATAGATACAGGTATGCATCGATTAGGTTTTGAAAAACCGCAATTAGAACAACTTATTGCAATTCTTAAAGAAACAAATTTGGTCGAAGTAAAAAGTATCTTCTCTCATTTAGCTACATCTGACGATACTTCGTTTAGAGCATTTACTTTAGAGCAATACAAACGCTATACAGAAGCAAGCGAACAAATTGTAAAAAATTTAAAAAGTAAACCAATACTACATATTTTAAATACATCGGGTATTTTTAATTACCCCGAATTTCAATTAAATATGGTTCGCTTGGGAATTGGTTTATATGGTGTAGGCAACTCAGATGAAGAAAACCAAAAACTTCAAAATGTTAGTACTTTAAAAAGTATTATTTCCCAAATTAGAGAAGTTTTACCTGAAGAAAGTGTAGGTTACGGTAGAAAATTCAGGGTTACAAACCGCATGAAAATTGCGACAATTCCTATTGGTTACGCAGACGGAATTAGAAGAGCTTGGGGAAATGAAAAAGGTTTTGTTTCCATCAATGATCAAAAAGCTACTATTTTAGGAAATATTTGTATGGACATGCTCATGGTAGATATTACTAATATTGATTGTCAAGAAGGAGATGAAGTTATCATTTTTGGTAAAAGCCCAACAGTAGTTGAAATGGCAAAAACTTTAGATACAATTCCTTATGAAATATTGACTAGTATTTCGCAACGAGTTAAAAGGATATTTTTCAAAAATTAA
- a CDS encoding type II toxin-antitoxin system RelE/ParE family toxin, whose protein sequence is MRSIFWSETAKLDYWKNIDYLLENWTTTEAKHFIEQVDEVLQLLENGNLEFEPTHYKNVFRLVISKQITLFYRINQNQIELLRFWNNYQNPKKLKL, encoded by the coding sequence ATGCGTAGCATCTTTTGGTCGGAAACAGCAAAGTTAGATTATTGGAAAAATATTGATTATTTATTAGAAAATTGGACAACTACTGAAGCAAAACATTTTATTGAACAAGTTGATGAAGTTTTACAATTACTTGAAAATGGAAATCTTGAATTTGAACCAACTCATTACAAAAATGTGTTTAGATTAGTTATTTCAAAGCAAATCACACTATTTTATCGTATCAATCAAAACCAAATTGAATTACTTCGTTTTTGGAACAATTATCAAAATCCTAAAAAATTAAAACTATAA